The proteins below are encoded in one region of Calliopsis andreniformis isolate RMS-2024a unplaced genomic scaffold, iyCalAndr_principal scaffold0048, whole genome shotgun sequence:
- the LOC143187478 gene encoding uncharacterized protein LOC143187478, with protein sequence MEADLKKLIAERGTIKAALTRLSRYFHESAQTVSVKALQKRLEANLWLYNGYNTLQGQIERATEGTDLEASHAADRDTFEETYFNLIAEIESHIERAQGTNTVVNQVAAQVSSPVSTNSPPSVKLPTIQLPSFDGNYSGWIRFRDTFTSLVHESELSDVQKFHYLNSALKGSAARVIQSLGVSDANYHLAWDALKSRYENSAALRKHHVTAILDMPVIQKQSPTALRELVDDTRNHLAALRSLNEPVDSWDSIIVPILSRKLDVVSLKEWEKGATGSEKITFKKFAAFLEERSSYLENIALPTQVAATRAENLAGSSGSRKPFRVTTHVASTASACPSCGSAHPLFRCDKFKGLSIEGKTQIVQTSNRCYNCLQPGHRVQACTRKHCDLCGKKHHILLHRILIPRSNTAITEEPRLSETNTTISCVTNSDRSIVEQSVLSTAVIYIEDRQGQRTQCRALLDSGSQSNFITYKLCKRLGIKFEPTEVQVSGLGGRPNAIRDRVHVKIGSKVNNFRANISCLAIDTITQDMPNIVLNRSTTCIPSHIVLADPDFDKSRSIDVLIGAGLFWQLLCVGQHKAGSELLWQKTQLGWVLGGSISWPINDKIQRCHLVTNQELHSQMERFWKIEEVNVESSLEADECEALFQATVHQTDKGRYVVHIPFNDQIQKLGTSRQQAENRFKALERKLLKQPQLREQYVDFMNEYESLGHMSRISNPVTEEVAASFYLPHHAVTKEDSTTTKLRVVFDGSAKSSTGISLNDTQKIGPTVQSDLTTILLRFRTHRYVLSADVEKMYRQILIEPSQRRFQRILWRKSPNLALETFELNTVTYGTASAPFLATRVLKEIGLRSQSESPAVSRIIINDFYVDDLLTGLDTVSELRETQEKLSNILQRAGLQLRKWSTNCPEFLQHTLESKEKRLSADHESKVLGLHWSSVKDELYFKITPSTRKRITKRSILSEISQIFDPLGLVGPVITRAKLIMQQLWQTKTGWDESLSQELCTQWTEYRKELSHLIELKIPRRALDAANKIELHGFADASERAYGACVYLRSNTGAGKWRTKLLCSKSRVAPLKTVSLPRLELCGALLLANLMNKVRTALRVPIRIERYWCDSTITLAWIRGNSNRWKTFVANRVTQIQALTEPSSWSHVHSEDNPADLISRGSNPRALINNDLWWLGPSWLTAESDHWPQSVEEAVEVPDERKKLVMAATVASNANELFFRYSNYTRLLRITAYCLRFVSNVRGKMGGKLISTKTQNTILTATELQVAQKQLIRLAQREIFNNEIEALRKDHMVPKQSSLLSLSPFLDNSGLIRVGGRLNNASIAYSKKHPIVLPAKHVLTDLIIKNEHIRLLHAGCQHVVASLRERFWPLHCCQNVKRILRSCVRCFRVKPRGIECSMGQLPAARVTPGRPFLTCGVDYAGPFTTKDRTRSRVSVKSYACIFVCFATKATHIELATDLSTDAFMKCLNRFVARRGFCQSIVSDNGTNFVGAKNRFTELDKLIKCERHNSQIAKFLSEHQIQWHFNPPQAPHFGGLWESAVRLTKYHLNRVIGEQRLTYEELYTLLTQIESCLNSRPLSPSSSDPHDVNPLTPGHFLIGTAPCALPDQDVTDIKLNRLNRYQLVQQMFQHFWQRWHKEYLHHLQQRHKWKTSSNQQLRKGSLVVIKEDNLPPLRWSLGRITELHQGKDGISRVVTVRTATGIYKRPTAKICILPMQNHEDSE encoded by the coding sequence ATGGAAGCCGATCTTAAAAAATTGATTGCCGAACGCGGCACTATAAAGGCCGCGTTGACTAGACTGAGCAGGTACTTTCATGAATCCGCGCAAACAGTGTCTGTAAAGGCGTTGCAAAAACGGTTAGAGGCAAATTTATGGTTATATAACGGTTACAACACGCTTCAAGGTCAAATCGAGCGTGCAACTGAGGGAACAGACTTAGAAGCATCTCACGCAGCTGATAGAGATACATTTGAAGaaacttattttaatttaatagcAGAAATAGAGTCACATATAGAACGCGCGCAGGGAACGAATACAGTAGTAAATCAGGTCGCAGCGCAAGTATCGTCTCCTGTATCCACCAATTCTCCTCCCTCAGTAAAATTGCCGACAATACAGCTACCGTCATTTGACGGCAATTACAGTGGATGGATCAGATTCAGAGACACATTCACTAGCCTAGTTCATGAGAGCGAGTTATCTGATGTGCAAAAATTCCACTACTTGAATTCTGCATTGAAGGGCTCAGCCGCACGAGTGATTCAATCACTGGGAGTGTCCGACGCGAATTACCATCTTGCATGGGACGCGTTAAAGTCACGGTATGAAAACTCAGCAGCACTTAGAAAACATCATGTAACAGCGATTTTAGATATGCCCGTCATACAAAAACAATCCCCAACTGCGCTTCGAGAATTAGTAGACGATACCAGAAACCATTTAGCAGCTTTACGATCGTTAAACGAACCCGTTGATTCTTGGGATAGTATCATTGTTCCAATTTTAAGTAGGAAGTTAGATGTAGTTTCATTAAAGGAATGGGAAAAAGGGGCCACAGGTTCAGAAAAgattacatttaaaaaatttgccGCATTTTTAGAGGAACGGTCCTCATATTTAGAGAATATAGCTTTACCGACTCAGGTAGCCGCAACAAGGGCTGAAAATCTAGCAGGATCTTCAGGTAGTCGCAAACCATTTCGTGTAACTACCCACGTGGCAAGCACAGCGAGTGCCTGTCCATCATGCGGTTCCGCACATCCTTTGTTTAGATGTGACAAATTCAAAGGACTGTCCATTGAGGGCAAAACTCAGATAGTACAAACATCCAATAGATGTTACAATTGTTTGCAACCAGGTCACCGTGTGCAGGCTTGTACACGTAAACATTGTGACTTGTGCGGCAAAAAACACCACATATTGTTGCATCGCATACTAATCCCGCGTTCAAATACGGCCATTACGGAAGAACCACGACTGTCGGAAACCAATACGACCATCTCTTGCGTCACGAATTCAGATCGAAGCATTGTTGAACAAAGTGTATTATCCACGGCAGTTATTTACATAGAAGATAGACAAGGACAACGGACACAGTGTCGCGCGTTATTAGATTCGGGATCGCAGTCAAATTTTATTACGTACAAGCTATGTAAAAGGTTGGGGATAAAATTCGAGCCCACAGAAGTCCAGGTATCAGGTTTAGGCGGACGACCAAACGCAATTAGAGATAGGGTTCACGTAAAAATAGGATCAAAGGTGAACAATTTTAGAGCTAACATTTCATGTTTAGCAATTGATACTATAACACAAGATATGCCAAACATAGTGCTGAATAGAAGTACAACTTGCATACCATCGCATATTGTGTTAGCAGATCCCGATTTCGACAAATCCCGGTCAATTGATGTGCTAATAGGCGCCGGTTTGTTTTGGCAATTACTTTGCGTCGGTCAACACAAAGCAGGTAGCGAATTACTCTGGCAGAAAACGCAGCTAGGGTGGGTATTAGGGGGATCAATTAGTTGGCCCATTAATGATAAGATTCAACGATGCCATCTTGTTACAAATCAAGAGTTACATAGTCAGATGGAGAGATTTTGGAAAATTGAGGAAGTGAACGTAGAATCTAGTCTAGAAGCAGATGAGTGCGAAGCATTATTTCAAGCGACGGTGCATCAAACTGACAAGGGGAGATATGTAGTTCATATACCGTTCAATGATCAAATACAGAAACTAGGGACATCGCGACAGCAGGCAGAGAATAGATTTAAAGCTTTAGAACGAAAATTACTTAAACAACCACAGTTGCGTGAACAGTACGTAGATTTTATGAACGAATATGAGTCATTGGGACATATGTCGCGGATCTCAAACCCAGTAACAGAAGAGGTAGCTGCATCCTTTTATCTTCCTCACCATGCCGTTACCAAAGAGGATAGTACGACAACGAAACTTCGTGTCGTATTTGATGGTTCGGCTAAATCAAGCACGGGCATCTCATTGAACGACACTCAAAAGATCGGCCCGACAGTACAGAGTGATTTAACAACAATCCTTTTACGATTTCGAACGCACAGATATGTATTGTCAGCAGATGTAGAAAAGATGTATCGGCAAATTTTAATAGAACCTTCCCAGCGACGTTTTCAAAGAATTTTATGGCGTAAAAGTCCAAACCTCGCATTAGAAACATTCGAATTAAATACTGTGACGTACGGCACAGCTTCAGCTCCCTTTCTAGCCACCCGCGTATTGAAAGAAATAGGATTAAGAAGCCAGTCAGAATCTCCAGCTGTTAGTAGAATAATCATCAACGATTTCTACGTTGATGACTTGCTAACGGGTTTGGACACAGTATCAGAGTTACGAGAAACACAGGAAAAGTTGTCGAACATTTTACAAAGAGCTGGTTTGCAATTAAGGAAATGGTCTACAAATTGCCCAGAATTTTTACAACACACTCTCGAGTCAAAGGAAAAAAGGTTGAGCGCGGATCATGAATCTAAGGTTCTTGGATTGCATTGGTCTTCGGTGAAGGACGAATTGTATTTTAAAATCACTCCATCAACACGCAAAAGAATAACAAAACGTTCGATATTATCGGAAATTTCCCAAATTTTCGACCCTCTAGGTTTGGTTGGTCCTGTTATTACTCGGGCGAAGCtaataatgcaacagttgtGGCAAACAAAAACAGGGTGGGATGAATCATTATCTCAAGAGTTATGCACTCAATGGACAGAATATAGAAAGGAATTATCACATCTCATTGAATTAAAAATTCCTCGGCGTGCACTCGATGCAgcaaataaaatagaattacatGGGTTCGCTGACGCGTCCGAACGGGCGTACGGGGCGTGCGTTTACCTGAGATCAAACACCGGTGCAGGTAAATGGAGGACTAAGCTTTTATGTTCAAAATCTAGAGTCGCTCCGTTGAAAACAGTATCGTTGCCAAGATTAGAATTATGCGGAGCATTACTACTTGCGAACCTTATGAACAAAGTCAGAACAGCACTTCGCGTTCCGATTAGAATAGAAAGATATTGGTGTGATTCAACAATCACACTTGCATGGATCCGCGGCAACTCAAACAGATGGAAAACATTTGTAGCAAATAGAGTTACGCAAATTCAGGCATTGACAGAACCAAGTAGCTGGTCGCACGTACACTCTGAAGACAATCCCGCGGATTTGATATCTCGCGGCAGTAATCCGAGAGCTTTGATTAATAATGACTTGTGGTGGTTGGGTCCTTCATGGCTAACAGCGGAATCAGACCACTGGCCGCAATCGGTAGAAGAGGCAGTCGAAGTTCCCGACGAAAGGAAGAAATTAGTAATGGCGGCCACGGTAGCTTCTAACGCAAACGAATTATTTTTTAGGTATTCCAATTACACGCGTTTATTGAGAATAACAGCCTATTGTCTTCGGTTTGTAAGTAATGTTCGAGGAAAAATGGGAGGGAAATTAATTAGCACAAAAACCCAAAACACAATTTTAACAGCCACAGAATTACAGGTAGCTCAAAAACAATTAATTCGGCTCGCACAGagagaaatatttaataatgaaaTAGAAGCATTGAGAAAAGATCACATGGTACCCAAACAGAGCTCATTACTATCACTCTCGCCATTCTTGGATAATTCAGGACTTATCAGGGTAGGTGGCAGATTAAATAACGCGAGTATTGCATATAGTAAGAAGCATCCTATCGTGTTGCCGGCAAAACACGTGTtaacagatttgattattaaaaacGAGCATATCAGGTTGCTTCATGCAGGATGTCAGCATGTAGTTGCATCGCTCCGCGAACGTTTTTGGCCATTACATTGCTGTCAAAATGTAAAAAGAATACTGAGATCCTGCGTGAGGTGTTTTAGAGTCAAACCGCGAGGAATAGAATGCTCCATGGGTCAATTACCTGCGGCCCGGGTGACACCTGGCCGTCCATTCTTGACCTGTGGTGTTGACTACGCAGGTCCATTTACAACGAAGGATCGCACCCGTAGTAGGGTTTCAGTAAAATCGTACGCGTGCATTTTTGTATGTTTTGCTACAAAGGCAACGCATATTGAGCTAGCGACCGACCTCAGCACAGACGCGTTCATGAAATGCCTCAACCGTTTCGTTGCTCGCCGAGGTTTCTGTCAGAGTATTGTTTCCGACAACGGAACAAACTTCGTAGGAGCCAAGAATAGATTTACAGAATTAGACAAACTGATTAAGTGTGAGAGGCACAATTCACAGATTGCCAAATTTCTAAGCGAACACCAAATTCAGTGGCATTTCAATCCTCCTCAAGCACCACATTTTGGTGGTCTTTGGGAAAGTGCCGTTCGTCTAACCAAGTACCATTTGAACCGTGTCATAGGAGAACAAAGGCTTACATATGAAGAATTATACACGCTATTGACACAAATAGAATCCTGTTTGAATTCACGTCCCCTCAGCCCAAGTTCTTCCGATCCACACGATGTGAATCCTTTGACTCCCGGACATTTTTTAATTGGCACTGCTCCCTGCGCCTTGCCAGATCAAGACGTAACGGATATCAAATTAAATAGGCTGAACCGATACCAATTGGTACAGCAAATGTTTCAGCATTTCTGGCAGCGCTGGCACAAAGAATACCTGCATCATCTCCAGCAACGACACAAATGGAAGACCTCTTCTAATCAACAATTAAGGAAAGGCAGCCTGGTGGTAATAAAAGAAGACAATTTACCTCCCTTACGTTGGTCATTAGGCAGAATAACAGAACTACATCAGGGCAAGGATGGGATATCACGAGTGGTTACTGTAAGAACCGCTACTGGTATATATAAGAGACCAACAGCAAAGATTTGCATATTACCGATGCAAAATCATGAAGATTCCGAGTAA